The following coding sequences lie in one Mucilaginibacter sp. KACC 22773 genomic window:
- a CDS encoding rhamnogalacturonan acetylesterase, protein MVKALKSLFILLIVAFASLAFVNQQKPTLYLIGDSTTHNSDKETWGWGSIIPNYFNLSEINIENHAMAGRSTRTFIKEGRWNKVDSLLKPGDFVMMVFGHNEGGQPDTTKKGYRGVLKGTGEETAELIWPNGVKETVHTYGWYFRKFIRETKAKGATPMVLSMIPRNEFREGKVIRADNDYGKWAREVAQQEGAIFIDMNRLTADKYDQWGADSVKKFFPGDHTHTNKAGATVNAESVAEGIRADPKNPLNKYLKN, encoded by the coding sequence ATGGTAAAAGCATTAAAATCCCTTTTTATCTTGTTAATTGTAGCTTTCGCAAGCCTGGCGTTTGTTAATCAGCAAAAACCAACATTGTACCTCATCGGAGACTCCACAACCCACAACAGCGATAAGGAAACCTGGGGTTGGGGCAGTATCATTCCAAACTATTTTAACCTGTCGGAGATCAATATCGAGAACCATGCGATGGCCGGCCGCAGCACGCGTACTTTTATAAAAGAGGGCAGGTGGAACAAGGTAGATTCCCTGTTAAAGCCCGGCGATTTTGTGATGATGGTATTCGGCCATAATGAAGGCGGCCAACCCGATACTACAAAAAAAGGATACCGCGGTGTACTAAAAGGTACGGGCGAGGAAACAGCAGAGCTTATCTGGCCCAATGGAGTAAAAGAAACCGTACACACCTACGGCTGGTATTTTCGCAAATTTATAAGGGAAACCAAAGCTAAAGGCGCTACGCCAATGGTTTTGTCGATGATTCCGCGTAATGAGTTTCGTGAGGGTAAAGTGATTCGTGCTGATAATGATTATGGCAAATGGGCGCGGGAAGTAGCGCAGCAGGAGGGGGCTATTTTCATTGATATGAACCGGCTTACCGCTGATAAATATGACCAATGGGGCGCCGATTCGGTAAAAAAATTCTTTCCCGGCGATCATACCCATACCAATAAAGCAGGTGCCACTGTAAATGCCGAATCTGTTGCCGAAGGCATCCGGGCCGATCCGAAGAATCCTTTAAATAAATATCTTAAAAACTAA
- a CDS encoding rhamnogalacturonan acetylesterase codes for MKNLMRKNAGLSLLLIGMILLSSFMLIKPADKPTFYLIGDSTVKNGKGKGDGGLWGWGNYIAPYFDTTRISVENDALGGSSSRTFQTLGLWDKVLAKVKPGDFVIMQFGHNDAGALDDTARARGTIKGIGNEQQEIYNPKRKIQEVVHTYGWYMRKYITDIKAKGATPIICSPIPRNVWKDGKSAGRNDDNSYGQWARELGEQTGTYFVDLNKMIADDYDEEGEAKVKSVYFGTDATHTLEPGAQLNAKFVIQGIRSFNKLVLNKYLK; via the coding sequence ATGAAAAATTTAATGCGTAAAAATGCAGGTTTAAGCTTATTGCTGATAGGCATGATCTTGCTATCGTCTTTTATGCTGATAAAACCTGCTGATAAACCAACCTTTTACCTCATCGGCGATTCAACCGTGAAGAATGGTAAAGGAAAAGGTGATGGCGGTTTGTGGGGATGGGGCAACTATATAGCTCCTTATTTTGATACAACCCGGATATCGGTTGAAAACGATGCACTGGGCGGAAGCAGCAGCCGCACATTTCAAACGCTTGGGCTATGGGATAAGGTACTGGCAAAAGTAAAACCCGGCGACTTTGTAATTATGCAATTTGGCCATAACGACGCCGGTGCATTGGATGACACCGCCCGGGCACGCGGAACCATTAAGGGTATTGGCAACGAGCAGCAGGAAATTTACAACCCGAAAAGGAAAATACAGGAGGTGGTACACACTTACGGCTGGTATATGCGCAAATATATTACCGATATAAAGGCCAAAGGCGCAACGCCAATTATTTGTTCGCCAATACCGCGCAATGTTTGGAAGGATGGCAAATCGGCCGGTCGCAACGATGATAACAGTTACGGGCAATGGGCCAGGGAGTTAGGTGAGCAAACCGGTACTTATTTCGTCGATCTGAATAAAATGATAGCCGATGACTATGATGAAGAGGGTGAGGCAAAAGTAAAATCGGTCTATTTTGGTACCGATGCTACCCACACGCTTGAGCCCGGCGCGCAGCTAAATGCAAAATTTGTAATCCAGGGGATCAGGTCATTCAATAAACTGGTCCTTAATAAATATTTAAAGTAA